A single window of Paenibacillus sp. SYP-B4298 DNA harbors:
- a CDS encoding STM4014 family protein has protein sequence MALSCSDGIVRQQTVWPSGAESGGLGNPGESSMVLIGNPGNRRTAGLQAARASWGLPPAELISYVELIHAAEQGAEAMAELLSERLRRVGGSGLPLLRLDAPGEDDEVERALIRLGDPQRPGDDRFAPAWSPRASAIRAEAVRGLRPDKGLIRYPAQWFRGFCRLLALCEHAGELAGAAHATSGALRWINAPADIAQMFDKRQCQRILAARGVPVPRMLSGGAEIGSYEELRTAMAAERMNRLFIKLASGSGASGVIAYQFNPRNGEERAVTTIAMEQSGDSGAGKLMLYNSKRLRRYADHGTIRTLIDWLCGEGAQIESWIPKAQAHGCSYDLRQLVVAGQACHLVARLSRSPITNLHLRNERMEAEQMGLGKEQLRRAAATAESTLAAFPGSWVAGVDVLLQAERLSPYVVDVNPFGDLLYHVRYQGMNPYEWQMKHIRHMM, from the coding sequence TTGGCGTTATCCTGCTCTGACGGAATAGTGCGACAGCAGACAGTGTGGCCGTCAGGCGCAGAGTCGGGCGGCCTTGGGAACCCAGGCGAGTCGTCCATGGTGCTCATCGGCAATCCCGGTAATCGCCGAACGGCCGGGCTGCAGGCGGCTCGGGCGAGCTGGGGGCTGCCTCCTGCAGAGCTGATCAGCTATGTGGAGCTGATCCATGCTGCGGAGCAGGGAGCCGAAGCGATGGCGGAGCTGCTCTCAGAGCGGCTTCGCCGCGTCGGCGGAAGCGGCCTGCCGCTCCTGCGACTCGATGCGCCCGGCGAGGACGATGAGGTAGAACGGGCGCTGATCCGCCTTGGCGACCCGCAGCGGCCAGGCGATGACCGCTTCGCGCCTGCATGGTCCCCCCGTGCCTCCGCGATCCGTGCGGAGGCTGTCCGCGGACTACGGCCAGATAAGGGACTGATCCGCTATCCGGCTCAGTGGTTCCGCGGCTTCTGCCGGCTGCTGGCGCTGTGCGAGCATGCAGGTGAACTGGCGGGAGCGGCTCATGCGACAAGTGGCGCACTGCGCTGGATCAATGCGCCTGCAGACATTGCGCAGATGTTCGACAAGCGGCAGTGTCAGCGTATACTGGCAGCGCGCGGTGTCCCGGTTCCGCGCATGCTTAGCGGGGGGGCCGAGATCGGCAGCTATGAGGAGCTGCGAACGGCGATGGCGGCTGAGCGTATGAACCGTCTGTTCATCAAGCTGGCCTCCGGCTCCGGCGCAAGCGGCGTCATCGCTTATCAGTTCAACCCTCGCAATGGCGAGGAGCGGGCTGTGACCACGATCGCGATGGAACAGAGCGGCGACAGTGGAGCGGGCAAGCTGATGCTGTACAACAGCAAGCGGCTGCGGCGCTACGCCGATCATGGCACGATCCGCACACTGATTGATTGGCTGTGCGGTGAAGGAGCCCAGATCGAGAGCTGGATTCCCAAGGCGCAGGCACATGGCTGCTCGTATGATCTGCGGCAGCTCGTAGTGGCAGGGCAAGCGTGCCACCTTGTCGCTCGGCTCAGCCGCTCGCCCATAACGAACCTGCATCTGCGCAATGAACGGATGGAGGCGGAGCAGATGGGGCTGGGTAAGGAGCAATTGCGGCGTGCTGCAGCCACGGCGGAGTCGACGCTTGCGGCATTTCCCGGCTCATGGGTTGCCGGGGTGGATGTGCTGCTGCAGGCGGAGAGATTGAGCCCTTATGTCGTGGATGTGAACCCATTCGGGGATCTGCTCTACCATGTCCGCTACCAAGGGATGAATCCGTATGAATGGCAAATGAAGCACATAAGGCACATGATGTAA
- a CDS encoding MarR family winged helix-turn-helix transcriptional regulator, which yields MKEKAGSDNASLSAPSPADSTRGTRYLGQVILKLRKLERQPRSFGAAGLLTPSEIHTIEAIGCGRSVLMSELAARLQVTKGAVTQLIARLEGKGLVHRTPHPVDSRATELALTELGAIAYDAHEETQRQFYQELREVLTEDEIAVFEISMKKLSQFLDRESNSG from the coding sequence ATGAAGGAGAAGGCAGGAAGCGACAACGCTTCATTATCAGCTCCGTCGCCCGCTGACAGCACTCGCGGCACCCGTTATTTGGGCCAGGTTATTCTCAAGCTGCGCAAGCTGGAGCGGCAGCCGCGCAGCTTTGGAGCTGCCGGGCTGCTGACGCCGAGCGAGATCCATACTATAGAAGCGATCGGCTGCGGCAGAAGTGTGCTGATGAGCGAGCTGGCTGCCCGCTTGCAGGTGACGAAGGGAGCGGTCACGCAGTTGATCGCCCGTCTGGAGGGCAAGGGACTGGTGCATCGCACACCGCATCCTGTGGATTCACGAGCGACCGAGCTGGCCCTGACAGAGCTGGGCGCCATAGCGTATGACGCTCATGAGGAGACGCAGCGCCAGTTCTATCAGGAATTGCGTGAGGTGCTGACAGAAGATGAGATTGCCGTGTTTGAGATTAGCATGAAGAAGCTGAGCCAGTTTCTCGACAGAGAATCGAACAGTGGCTAG
- a CDS encoding DHA2 family efflux MFS transporter permease subunit, with amino-acid sequence MPIVISLMLGGFIGMFSETALNIALTDLMKELNVGPTTIQWLTTAYLLVLGILVPVSGLLLQWFTTRQLFIASLSFSTLGSLIAGLAPNFEVLLAARVFQAVGTALLLPLLFNTILVIFPPAKRGAAMGMMGLVIMFAPAIGPTIAGLLIEKLSWHWIFWISFAVLLISLLFGIIFLQNVSKITRPKIDFLSILLSSIGFGGIVFGFSKAGESAGWGSNMVIASLVIGTLSLFLFCWRQLKMETPVMNLRAFRYPMFTLAVIMLFVVMMVLLSSMLVLPMFLQQGLGKSALAAGLLLLPGGIINGLLSPIMGKLFDKYGPRWLVIPGLIVIAAILYLMSGITVASSATFIIVMHSLLMIGISMVMMPAQTNGLNQLPPEFYPDGTAIMSTLQQVAGAIGTALAVSILSAGQKGYLLDQGFDVSQGMEPYLSNPSFLQHLPQSFATGVSHAFIFAVSMALLAFLCSLFIKRVKVSKPL; translated from the coding sequence ATGCCGATCGTGATTTCACTCATGCTGGGCGGCTTTATCGGCATGTTCAGCGAGACGGCCTTGAATATTGCACTGACCGACCTGATGAAGGAATTAAATGTGGGCCCAACAACGATACAGTGGCTGACTACCGCCTATTTGCTAGTGCTTGGGATATTGGTGCCTGTGTCCGGCTTGCTTCTGCAATGGTTTACGACACGCCAATTGTTTATCGCATCGCTTAGCTTCTCGACACTCGGTTCGCTTATTGCAGGACTAGCACCCAATTTTGAGGTACTACTGGCTGCGCGCGTCTTCCAAGCGGTTGGAACGGCATTGCTGCTGCCCCTGCTGTTCAATACCATTCTTGTTATTTTTCCGCCTGCCAAGCGCGGCGCGGCGATGGGCATGATGGGATTGGTCATTATGTTTGCACCCGCCATTGGCCCAACGATTGCCGGGCTGTTGATTGAGAAGCTGTCCTGGCACTGGATCTTTTGGATCTCCTTTGCTGTGCTGCTCATCTCCCTGCTGTTTGGCATTATATTTTTGCAAAATGTATCTAAGATTACCCGGCCTAAGATCGACTTTCTCTCCATCCTGTTGTCATCGATAGGCTTCGGCGGCATCGTATTCGGCTTCAGCAAGGCTGGCGAATCTGCCGGATGGGGAAGCAATATGGTCATCGCTTCGCTGGTCATTGGCACCCTGTCTCTCTTCCTGTTCTGCTGGCGCCAGCTAAAGATGGAGACGCCAGTCATGAACCTGCGCGCCTTCCGCTATCCAATGTTCACGCTTGCCGTCATCATGCTGTTTGTGGTGATGATGGTGTTGCTCTCCTCGATGCTCGTGCTGCCGATGTTCCTGCAGCAGGGTCTGGGCAAGAGCGCTCTGGCTGCTGGACTGCTGCTGCTGCCGGGAGGTATCATTAACGGCCTGTTGTCCCCGATTATGGGCAAGCTGTTTGACAAGTATGGCCCGCGCTGGCTCGTCATTCCAGGGCTGATCGTGATTGCGGCGATTTTGTACCTGATGTCCGGCATCACCGTCGCATCGTCAGCAACGTTTATTATTGTCATGCACAGTCTGCTCATGATCGGAATTTCGATGGTCATGATGCCCGCACAGACGAATGGCCTTAACCAGCTACCGCCAGAATTTTATCCAGATGGCACTGCAATCATGAGTACGCTGCAACAGGTTGCCGGGGCGATCGGTACCGCACTCGCGGTTAGTATCCTGTCGGCCGGGCAAAAGGGCTACCTCTTGGATCAGGGCTTTGATGTTAGCCAGGGAATGGAGCCGTATCTGTCGAACCCGTCATTCTTGCAGCATCTCCCTCAATCCTTTGCGACAGGCGTCAGCCATGCCTTTATTTTTGCGGTTTCGATGGCTCTGCTCGCATTTCTATGCTCGCTATTTATCAAGCGCGTGAAGGTGTCGAAGCCACTCTAG
- a CDS encoding STM4012 family radical SAM protein, with amino-acid sequence MADVAREQREAQWLQELKSSPYRSYLYSYPHKTAYQVLEPPIPLSELWREEQAETYFLYMHIPFCAARCGFCNLFTLPDRRADVHEEYVDALERQARQWAELLRGKPFARFAIGGGTPTLLAAQQLERLFYIAQEFMGLDPEQASISVETSPDTVTRERLEVLKRNRVDRVSMGIQSFIEQEAAAIYRPQKPQLVEAALEELAAYSFPLLNLDLIYGLPGQTVDSWLYSVERALAYEPGELFIYPLYTREHTIVKPEQMRSQGQDIRLACYNAARELLLSRGYEQYSMRRFARPIAGTDKRILDYSCQEEGMVGLGCGARSYTREVHYAARYGVSRAATQSIIADYVGASSYLMADYGFVLNAAEQRRRYMLKALLHKEGVEVAGYSARFGSHLLDDLPELNRLTDSGLAALQGGRLALTDEGLAYSDAIGDWLISDAVRRRMEGCVVV; translated from the coding sequence ATGGCTGATGTTGCACGAGAGCAGCGGGAGGCGCAATGGCTTCAGGAGTTGAAGTCATCACCGTACCGCTCTTATTTATATTCCTACCCGCACAAGACGGCTTACCAGGTGCTGGAGCCACCGATCCCGCTGTCCGAGCTGTGGCGGGAGGAGCAGGCGGAGACCTATTTTCTTTACATGCATATTCCATTTTGCGCAGCCCGCTGCGGATTTTGCAATCTGTTCACGTTGCCGGATCGCCGGGCGGATGTGCATGAGGAATACGTGGACGCTCTGGAGCGTCAGGCTCGGCAATGGGCAGAGCTGCTGCGCGGCAAGCCATTTGCCCGCTTCGCCATCGGCGGGGGCACGCCAACATTGCTTGCCGCGCAGCAGTTGGAGCGGCTGTTCTATATCGCGCAGGAGTTTATGGGGCTTGACCCGGAGCAGGCGTCAATCTCGGTTGAGACCTCACCGGACACCGTCACTCGCGAGCGGCTGGAGGTTTTGAAGCGCAATCGGGTGGATCGGGTCAGCATGGGCATTCAGAGCTTCATCGAGCAGGAGGCTGCGGCAATCTACCGACCGCAGAAGCCGCAGCTTGTCGAGGCGGCGCTGGAGGAGCTTGCTGCCTATTCCTTCCCGCTGCTGAATCTGGATCTCATCTACGGACTGCCGGGTCAGACGGTGGATAGCTGGCTCTACTCGGTCGAGCGCGCGCTGGCGTATGAGCCTGGGGAGCTGTTCATCTACCCGCTGTATACGCGGGAGCATACGATTGTCAAACCCGAGCAGATGCGCAGCCAAGGGCAGGATATTCGGTTAGCTTGCTACAATGCAGCGCGCGAGCTGCTGCTCTCCCGCGGCTATGAGCAATATTCGATGCGAAGGTTCGCTCGACCGATAGCCGGCACAGACAAGCGCATCCTGGATTATAGCTGTCAGGAGGAAGGGATGGTTGGACTGGGCTGCGGAGCGCGATCCTATACCCGCGAGGTGCATTATGCTGCCCGCTACGGGGTAAGTCGTGCAGCGACGCAGAGCATCATTGCCGATTATGTGGGTGCATCGAGCTACCTTATGGCGGACTACGGGTTCGTCCTGAACGCCGCGGAGCAGCGTCGCCGTTACATGCTGAAGGCGTTGCTGCATAAGGAAGGGGTGGAGGTGGCAGGATATAGTGCACGTTTTGGCTCACATCTGCTAGACGATCTGCCCGAGCTGAACCGACTGACAGATAGCGGCCTGGCGGCATTGCAGGGCGGACGACTGGCGCTCACGGATGAAGGTCTAGCCTATTCGGATGCAATCGGCGACTGGCTGATCTCGGATGCGGTGCGTAGGCGCATGGAAGGCTGCGTTGTCGTATGA
- a CDS encoding c-type cytochrome has protein sequence MQKWVMFGLFLAASALGVYLMMFGLPEKTAPEPEEAFVIPDQPSDIAAAEGIYKNSCLGCHGTDMQGGMGPALNQIGGTLTKEEIYKKIMGGGNGMPAFKEQLSSEQIANLSSWLAQMK, from the coding sequence ATGCAGAAGTGGGTCATGTTCGGGCTGTTCCTGGCCGCAAGTGCACTTGGGGTTTATCTGATGATGTTCGGGCTGCCGGAGAAGACGGCACCAGAGCCGGAGGAAGCCTTCGTCATCCCGGATCAGCCATCCGACATTGCAGCAGCCGAAGGAATATACAAAAACAGTTGTCTTGGCTGCCATGGGACCGATATGCAGGGCGGAATGGGGCCTGCTCTGAACCAAATCGGAGGCACACTAACCAAGGAAGAGATCTACAAGAAGATTATGGGCGGCGGCAACGGTATGCCCGCCTTCAAGGAGCAACTGTCGAGCGAGCAGATCGCCAATCTAAGCAGTTGGCTGGCTCAGATGAAATAA
- a CDS encoding LLM class flavin-dependent oxidoreductase — translation MNHTRMCTQVSGSLNSVQLSILDLAPVSEGAEPADAFRNSLELARYAEQWGFHRYWLAEHHSSPGTASSATSVLISHIAALTRHIRVGSGGIMLPNHAPLAIAEQFGTLESLYPGRIDLGIGRAPGSNQAAARALRRDTDAVQDFPERLGELRSYFKAADTADERPRARAVPGEGLEVPIWLLGSSDYSARLAGTLGLPFAFAGQFSPAYMMPALSLYRRSFVPTARLQKPLVMVGVHVIAADTDEQAQRLATSLYQKFLALSRGRPSKIQPPVHTMDGRWTDQERHNVLTQLRDAIIGSPSTVQEKLHQLVTKTQADELIIATDAYRAEDRLRSYEIVRQLWEASSLQQ, via the coding sequence ATGAACCATACCCGCATGTGCACACAAGTTAGCGGTTCACTGAATTCCGTGCAGCTATCTATTCTTGATTTGGCGCCAGTCAGCGAGGGCGCAGAGCCTGCCGATGCGTTCCGCAACAGCCTGGAGCTGGCGCGATACGCGGAGCAGTGGGGCTTCCATCGCTACTGGCTGGCTGAGCACCACTCCAGCCCCGGCACAGCCAGCTCGGCAACGTCTGTCCTCATCAGTCATATTGCGGCGCTAACCCGCCACATCCGGGTAGGCTCTGGAGGCATCATGTTGCCGAACCATGCCCCCTTGGCCATCGCCGAGCAATTCGGGACGCTCGAGTCGCTCTATCCGGGGCGCATTGATCTGGGCATCGGACGCGCCCCTGGCTCCAACCAGGCAGCAGCTCGCGCATTGCGCCGGGATACGGATGCAGTTCAAGACTTCCCTGAACGGCTAGGCGAGCTGCGCAGCTACTTCAAGGCAGCAGACACGGCTGACGAGCGTCCACGTGCCCGCGCTGTTCCGGGAGAGGGACTGGAGGTGCCGATCTGGCTGCTCGGCTCCAGTGATTACAGCGCCCGGCTGGCTGGCACACTCGGATTGCCCTTTGCCTTTGCCGGACAATTCTCTCCCGCCTATATGATGCCTGCCCTCTCCTTATACCGTCGCAGCTTTGTTCCTACTGCCAGGCTGCAGAAACCTCTGGTCATGGTTGGCGTTCATGTGATTGCGGCAGATACGGATGAACAAGCACAGCGACTGGCAACTTCGCTCTACCAGAAATTTCTAGCACTTTCACGGGGACGCCCCTCCAAGATTCAGCCGCCAGTCCACACGATGGATGGGCGTTGGACAGACCAGGAGCGCCACAATGTGCTCACTCAGCTCCGTGATGCGATCATCGGCTCACCGAGCACTGTACAAGAGAAGCTGCACCAGCTTGTCACGAAGACTCAGGCGGATGAACTGATCATTGCTACCGATGCCTACCGTGCTGAGGATCGGCTCCGATCGTATGAGATTGTCCGACAGCTCTGGGAGGCATCATCTCTGCAACAATGA
- a CDS encoding putative bifunctional diguanylate cyclase/phosphodiesterase, which yields MIRELTKAVAHMKDFLLVFQPQYNIQQRKIIGVEALIRWKHPQWGWVRPDLFIPAAEQAGLIGRIGQWVIQEATSQAVQWHEAGMPLRLSVNLSPEQLKEEALIELIDDALASSGINPSLLTLELTEGSPLYEAPAAIGRLYQIRELGCAIAIDDFGTGYSSMKYLMDIPVQFVKLDRFFIRNLLEHQRSRPIVQAIIDLSNSLEFQVIAEGVESSAELQLLAEMGCHEIQGYYISPPVQAMYIPDLVVEYIDPQRIRGL from the coding sequence GTGATTCGAGAGCTTACCAAGGCTGTGGCGCATATGAAGGATTTTCTTCTTGTGTTTCAGCCACAATATAACATACAACAGCGTAAGATTATCGGTGTAGAAGCGCTCATTCGTTGGAAGCATCCACAGTGGGGCTGGGTCAGGCCCGACTTGTTTATTCCGGCTGCGGAACAGGCTGGACTTATCGGACGAATTGGGCAATGGGTTATCCAGGAAGCAACGAGTCAAGCGGTACAATGGCATGAGGCGGGAATGCCACTCCGATTATCTGTCAATCTGTCGCCGGAGCAACTGAAGGAAGAGGCGCTCATTGAGCTGATCGATGATGCTCTGGCATCCAGCGGTATAAACCCCAGCCTGCTAACGCTGGAGCTGACCGAAGGCTCTCCGTTGTATGAAGCACCGGCTGCCATCGGACGTTTGTATCAAATTCGCGAGCTTGGCTGCGCGATCGCCATCGATGACTTCGGTACGGGGTATTCATCCATGAAGTATCTGATGGATATTCCCGTACAATTTGTTAAGCTGGACCGTTTTTTTATCCGTAATCTGTTAGAGCATCAGCGTTCTCGTCCGATTGTGCAGGCAATCATTGATTTGAGCAACAGTCTGGAATTTCAGGTCATCGCTGAAGGGGTGGAGTCCAGCGCGGAGCTTCAGCTCCTGGCAGAGATGGGGTGCCATGAGATTCAAGGATATTACATCAGCCCGCCAGTACAGGCGATGTATATCCCGGATCTCGTTGTCGAGTACATCGACCCGCAGCGTATTAGGGGGCTATAG
- a CDS encoding STM4013/SEN3800 family hydrolase, producing the protein MTIDMNQVVGSHDLVMITLDTLRYDAAVLEEANCPNLCGGGSWEKRHTPGSFTYAAHHAFFGGFLPTPANTDKASHVRLFHSRNTGLRTDSRTWLFDAPDLVSGLQQEGYRTICIGGVIFFSKKVPLARVLPGYFQESYWRMTFGVTNPRSTEHQVAHALKLLQAADPRQRLFLFLNVSAIHGPNHYYIPGARQDSVETQRAALRYVDEQLGPLFEALRQRGPAFCMAFSDHGTAYGEDGYHGHRLAHDVVWNVPYREFFL; encoded by the coding sequence ATGACAATAGATATGAATCAGGTTGTAGGCAGCCATGATCTTGTAATGATTACACTCGATACGCTGCGATATGATGCGGCGGTGCTGGAGGAGGCCAACTGTCCGAATCTATGCGGCGGGGGCTCCTGGGAGAAGCGGCATACGCCGGGCAGCTTCACCTACGCGGCTCACCATGCTTTCTTCGGCGGTTTTCTTCCTACTCCTGCCAACACGGATAAGGCATCGCATGTCCGGTTGTTCCATTCCAGGAATACCGGTCTGCGCACGGATTCACGCACCTGGCTGTTTGACGCTCCTGATCTTGTATCCGGGCTGCAGCAGGAGGGCTATCGAACGATCTGTATCGGAGGTGTCATCTTCTTCTCGAAGAAGGTGCCGCTTGCTCGTGTGCTGCCCGGCTACTTTCAGGAGAGCTACTGGCGGATGACCTTCGGAGTGACCAACCCACGCTCAACAGAGCATCAGGTGGCTCATGCGCTGAAGCTGTTGCAGGCGGCAGACCCGCGGCAGCGGCTGTTTTTGTTTCTGAATGTATCGGCGATCCATGGACCCAATCATTATTATATCCCGGGTGCCCGGCAGGATTCTGTGGAGACGCAACGGGCTGCACTGCGCTATGTGGACGAGCAGCTCGGCCCATTGTTCGAGGCGCTGCGTCAGCGCGGGCCCGCGTTCTGCATGGCGTTCTCTGATCATGGAACAGCTTATGGCGAGGATGGCTATCACGGGCATCGGCTTGCCCATGATGTAGTGTGGAATGTTCCGTATCGGGAATTTTTTCTGTGA
- a CDS encoding MGMT family protein codes for MQWFTRQVVEIIRDIPSGKVMTYGQIAAHAGSPRAARQVVRILHSLSKKERLPWHRVINAKGEISLQDEEGRFMQTMLLEGEGVELGLGGQIDLDTFLHHPVKKDTAENTDPL; via the coding sequence ATGCAATGGTTTACGAGGCAAGTTGTGGAGATTATTCGGGACATCCCTTCAGGGAAAGTGATGACATACGGGCAGATCGCTGCTCATGCCGGAAGTCCTCGCGCGGCGAGGCAGGTGGTGCGCATCCTTCATTCGTTGAGCAAGAAGGAGAGGCTGCCCTGGCATCGGGTAATTAACGCTAAGGGAGAGATCAGCCTGCAGGATGAGGAGGGACGCTTCATGCAGACGATGCTTCTGGAGGGGGAAGGGGTGGAGCTCGGGCTTGGAGGACAAATCGATCTGGATACGTTCTTGCATCATCCAGTGAAGAAGGATACGGCGGAAAACACCGATCCGCTCTAG
- a CDS encoding saccharopine dehydrogenase family protein: protein MKLGKIIVAGGYGHVGQQLCLLLAKHYPGQVYAAGRSMEKAERFSRESGGQVLPMELDIRAPFDADKLAGARLLIMCLDQEEPHFVDACLRAGIHYMDISASDSFLTRVEQLQEAAHQGQAAALLSVGLVPGLSNLMAKEACGLLEHTERIDITLLLGLGDEHGQAAIEWTIDQLGTDFTVAWNGTEQQVRTFADGRATELGESWGSRRAYRFNFADQHVLSRTLGVPVATRLCLDSAWVTGGIRLLRKLGLTRLLSWSKVRSAAVKSFARWRGGSDAYVLQVEASGHISGSRAVSKLRLEGRKEATVTASAAAAAALALYREEPAPGIYHIEQLLQLSDVLPWYGRGVGSGAHVWRSGGSGSDSASMMSHVQSER, encoded by the coding sequence ATGAAGCTGGGGAAAATTATTGTAGCAGGCGGATATGGTCATGTTGGCCAGCAGCTATGTCTGCTGCTCGCCAAGCACTATCCGGGTCAGGTATATGCGGCGGGGAGGAGTATGGAGAAGGCGGAGCGGTTCAGCAGGGAGAGCGGGGGCCAAGTGCTCCCTATGGAGCTGGACATTCGGGCGCCATTCGATGCGGACAAGCTGGCGGGAGCGAGACTGCTCATCATGTGTCTGGATCAGGAGGAGCCGCATTTTGTCGATGCGTGCTTGCGTGCAGGTATCCACTATATGGACATCTCGGCAAGCGATTCCTTTTTGACCCGAGTGGAGCAGTTGCAAGAGGCGGCTCATCAGGGGCAGGCTGCTGCTCTGCTGTCGGTAGGACTAGTGCCGGGATTGAGCAATCTGATGGCTAAGGAGGCTTGTGGACTGCTTGAGCACACGGAGCGGATTGACATTACGCTGCTGCTCGGTCTTGGCGATGAGCATGGACAGGCTGCCATTGAATGGACGATTGACCAGTTGGGCACAGACTTTACCGTTGCCTGGAATGGAACGGAGCAGCAGGTGCGAACCTTTGCAGACGGGCGGGCGACAGAGCTAGGCGAGTCGTGGGGAAGCAGGCGGGCCTACCGGTTCAACTTTGCCGATCAGCATGTGCTGTCACGAACGCTCGGTGTGCCCGTGGCTACACGGCTCTGTCTCGATTCCGCCTGGGTGACGGGCGGCATCCGTCTGCTGCGCAAGCTTGGGTTAACACGGCTGCTCTCATGGTCCAAGGTTCGCTCGGCTGCTGTGAAGAGCTTTGCCCGCTGGCGGGGTGGCAGCGATGCGTATGTGCTGCAGGTTGAGGCGAGCGGGCATATCAGCGGTTCAAGGGCGGTGTCAAAGCTGCGGCTGGAGGGCAGGAAGGAAGCAACTGTGACAGCAAGTGCAGCCGCCGCAGCCGCACTTGCCTTGTATCGGGAAGAGCCGGCTCCCGGTATATACCATATTGAGCAGCTCCTCCAGTTAAGCGATGTGCTGCCCTGGTACGGGCGGGGAGTGGGCAGTGGTGCACACGTATGGCGCTCAGGTGGGAGCGGTAGTGACTCAGCCTCTATGATGAGCCATGTGCAGTCCGAGAGGTGA
- a CDS encoding STM4015 family protein: MTQVRISVSYEEYENGQTITEKIVALANDPGSGDVTELIIGEWGEAYQNSPDIFLDDLIRHKDAFPQLRKLFIGDMDSEDCEVSWIVQTDLTPVLAAFPQLQSFTIKGSSNLTLPELSHDALQELVIICGGLPKLVLEQIREARLPELTKLELYLGVEDYGFDGGLEDVLPLLDAERFPKLTYLGLKNSELQDEIAKAAAQAPILKQLHTLDLSQGTLTDEGAAALLDSELVRGLSFLDLSYHYMSDEMMKRWQDSGISVDVSDQQEYDEDDDWRYPALTE, from the coding sequence ATGACACAGGTACGTATTAGCGTAAGCTATGAGGAATATGAGAATGGACAGACCATCACAGAGAAAATTGTCGCTCTGGCAAATGATCCAGGCAGCGGAGATGTGACCGAGCTGATTATTGGGGAGTGGGGCGAAGCCTATCAGAACAGCCCGGATATTTTCCTGGACGACTTGATTCGTCATAAGGATGCGTTCCCGCAGCTTCGCAAGCTGTTCATTGGCGATATGGACTCGGAGGATTGCGAGGTATCCTGGATTGTCCAGACCGATCTGACGCCAGTGCTCGCGGCATTCCCGCAGTTGCAGTCCTTCACGATCAAGGGGAGCTCGAATCTGACGTTGCCGGAGCTGAGTCATGATGCACTGCAGGAGCTCGTTATTATATGCGGCGGTCTGCCGAAGCTGGTGCTTGAACAGATTCGGGAAGCCCGCTTGCCGGAGCTGACGAAGCTAGAGCTGTATCTGGGGGTCGAGGACTACGGCTTTGACGGGGGGCTGGAGGATGTGCTGCCGTTGCTTGATGCAGAACGCTTCCCCAAGCTGACCTATCTCGGACTGAAGAACAGCGAGCTGCAGGATGAGATCGCCAAGGCTGCGGCACAAGCCCCGATCCTCAAGCAACTGCACACGCTGGATCTGTCCCAAGGTACGCTCACCGATGAGGGAGCAGCAGCGCTGCTGGATAGCGAGCTGGTGCGCGGCTTATCCTTCCTCGATCTGAGCTATCACTATATGTCGGACGAGATGATGAAGCGCTGGCAGGACAGCGGCATTTCTGTGGATGTCAGTGATCAGCAGGAGTATGACGAGGACGATGATTGGCGTTATCCTGCTCTGACGGAATAG
- a CDS encoding sporulation histidine kinase inhibitor Sda, whose amino-acid sequence MNIQPYIINTESLSDDLLIQCYRQAIRLQCDERFIQILKDSLHYRNLTVDIEVQDTAGEHELNAHSISLLNKED is encoded by the coding sequence ATGAATATTCAGCCCTACATTATTAATACGGAATCATTGTCTGATGATCTGCTCATTCAGTGCTACAGACAGGCTATACGTCTTCAATGCGATGAGCGATTTATACAAATTTTAAAAGACTCCCTACATTATCGCAATCTGACTGTTGATATAGAAGTACAGGATACAGCCGGTGAGCACGAGCTGAATGCTCATTCTATATCCCTACTAAACAAGGAAGATTAG
- a CDS encoding c-type cytochrome, with amino-acid sequence MMKWKYRHKSMQLIVLAAVAVIGAAGCSGTPPKEETRLDKQAAEYPEAVALYKKSCLSCHASDLEGRVGPNLQQVGSKFNADELANLISEGKGGMPSYKKSLSTEEIHALADWLAQQK; translated from the coding sequence ATGATGAAGTGGAAGTACAGGCACAAAAGCATGCAATTGATCGTGTTGGCTGCGGTTGCGGTCATTGGGGCTGCCGGATGCTCCGGCACACCGCCGAAGGAGGAGACGCGTCTGGACAAGCAGGCAGCGGAATACCCTGAAGCGGTAGCCTTATACAAAAAAAGCTGCCTCTCCTGTCATGCCTCCGATCTGGAAGGACGAGTCGGACCGAATCTGCAGCAGGTCGGCAGCAAATTCAATGCCGATGAGCTGGCGAATCTGATCAGCGAGGGCAAGGGAGGGATGCCTTCGTATAAGAAGTCGCTGAGCACCGAGGAGATTCATGCGCTGGCAGACTGGCTCGCGCAGCAGAAGTAA